Proteins co-encoded in one Synechococcus elongatus PCC 6301 genomic window:
- a CDS encoding D-alanine--D-alanine ligase family protein → MAAQKVGLLFGGRSGEHEVSIRSAAAIASALADPSNRDRYQVLPFYIDKEGGWHSGETAAQVLANQKPLFVEEPSDRWQFPADCRDVEVWFPILHGPNGEDGTIQGLLTLMQRPFVGSGVLGSALGMDKIAMKQAFAQASLPQVAYVAVNRSQVFSDPCRYTSLLEQIETELGYPCFVKPANLGSSVGIAKVRDRAELEAALDQAAALDRRLIIEAAIDNPREVECAVLGNDYPQASILGEITYDSDFYDYETKYTDGKAQLLIPAQLSAELQQKLQELAIAAFQAVDASGLSRLDFFLDSQGQIFINEINTLPGFTALSMYPQLWAASGVAFPDLVHRLIQLALER, encoded by the coding sequence GTGGCAGCACAAAAGGTCGGGTTATTGTTTGGCGGGCGATCAGGCGAACATGAAGTCTCGATCCGCTCGGCGGCGGCGATCGCCTCTGCTCTGGCTGATCCCAGCAATCGCGATCGCTACCAAGTCCTGCCCTTCTACATCGACAAAGAAGGCGGCTGGCACAGTGGTGAAACCGCAGCCCAAGTCTTAGCCAACCAAAAGCCACTCTTCGTTGAGGAACCGAGCGATCGCTGGCAATTTCCAGCAGACTGCCGCGACGTCGAAGTCTGGTTCCCGATCCTGCACGGCCCCAACGGTGAAGATGGCACGATTCAAGGGCTGCTGACCCTGATGCAGCGTCCCTTTGTCGGATCTGGCGTTCTCGGGTCAGCCTTGGGCATGGACAAGATCGCTATGAAACAGGCTTTTGCCCAAGCGAGTTTGCCGCAAGTCGCCTACGTTGCCGTCAATCGCAGTCAAGTCTTCTCGGATCCCTGCCGCTACACAAGTTTGCTGGAGCAGATTGAAACGGAGCTGGGCTATCCCTGTTTTGTGAAGCCCGCCAACCTGGGATCGTCGGTTGGGATCGCCAAAGTCCGCGATCGCGCTGAACTGGAAGCCGCCCTCGATCAAGCTGCTGCCCTCGATCGCCGTTTAATTATCGAAGCTGCGATCGACAATCCTCGCGAAGTCGAATGCGCTGTGCTCGGCAACGACTATCCCCAAGCCTCAATTCTGGGCGAAATCACCTACGACAGCGATTTCTACGACTACGAAACCAAGTACACCGATGGCAAGGCGCAACTGTTGATCCCCGCGCAACTTTCGGCGGAATTGCAGCAGAAACTGCAAGAACTCGCGATCGCCGCCTTCCAAGCCGTCGATGCATCTGGCCTCAGTCGCTTGGATTTTTTCTTGGATAGCCAAGGTCAAATTTTCATCAACGAAATCAACACTCTGCCGGGCTTCACAGCTTTGAGTATGTATCCCCAGCTCTGGGCAGCGAGTGGCGTGGCCTTCCCCGATCTTGTCCATCGGCTGATTCAACTGGCTCTGGAGCGCTAG
- the miaB gene encoding tRNA (N6-isopentenyl adenosine(37)-C2)-methylthiotransferase MiaB, which produces MSTPRRYHITTFGCQMNKADSERMAGILEDLGYIWSEEANDADLVLYNTCTIRDNAEQKVYSYLGRQAERKRQQPDLTLIVAGCVAQQEGESLLRRVPELDLVMGPQHANRLADLLAQVEAGSQVVATEEVEIAEDITQPRRDSTITAWVNVIYGCNERCTYCVVPNVRGREQSREPAAIRAEIEQLAAQGYREITLLGQNIDAYGRDLPGSTPEGRHLHTLTDLLYTIHDVPGIERIRFATSHPRYFTERLIRACAELPKVCEYFHIPFQSGDNDVLKAMARGYTVERYLRIVEQIRDIIPDAAISADAIVAFPGETEEQFENTLKLVEQVGFDLVNTAAYSPRPGTPAANAPNQLSEEVKQDRLQRLNHLVAQMAADRSQRYLGRTEEVLIEATNPRNPQQVMGRTRTNRLVFCDGTIAQLEGQLVPVRITETRAFSLTGQILSPVAAGC; this is translated from the coding sequence ATGTCCACGCCTCGGCGCTACCACATCACCACCTTCGGCTGCCAAATGAACAAAGCCGACTCGGAGCGGATGGCTGGCATCCTCGAGGATTTGGGCTACATCTGGAGCGAGGAGGCCAACGACGCGGACCTGGTGCTCTACAACACCTGCACGATTCGCGACAACGCCGAGCAAAAGGTCTACTCCTACCTCGGTCGCCAGGCCGAACGCAAACGCCAGCAGCCGGATCTAACGCTGATTGTGGCGGGCTGTGTGGCGCAGCAAGAGGGCGAGTCGCTACTGCGGCGGGTGCCAGAACTGGACTTGGTGATGGGGCCGCAACATGCCAATCGCCTCGCCGATTTGCTAGCTCAGGTGGAAGCGGGCAGTCAAGTCGTCGCCACGGAAGAAGTGGAAATTGCTGAAGATATTACCCAGCCGCGCCGCGATAGCACCATCACCGCTTGGGTGAACGTCATCTACGGCTGCAACGAACGCTGCACCTACTGCGTGGTGCCCAACGTTCGCGGTCGCGAGCAATCGCGGGAACCGGCGGCGATCCGCGCTGAAATTGAGCAGCTAGCCGCGCAGGGCTACCGCGAAATTACGCTGCTCGGTCAAAACATTGATGCCTACGGCCGTGATCTGCCGGGCAGTACTCCCGAAGGTCGCCACCTGCACACCCTGACGGACTTGCTCTACACCATCCACGATGTGCCGGGGATCGAGCGGATTCGCTTTGCTACTAGCCACCCGCGCTATTTCACGGAGCGACTGATTCGCGCCTGTGCCGAGTTACCGAAAGTCTGCGAATACTTCCACATTCCCTTCCAGTCAGGCGACAACGACGTGCTGAAGGCGATGGCACGGGGCTATACCGTTGAGCGCTACCTGCGGATCGTGGAGCAGATCCGCGACATCATCCCCGATGCGGCGATCAGTGCGGATGCGATCGTGGCCTTCCCAGGTGAAACAGAAGAACAATTTGAGAACACGCTGAAACTGGTTGAGCAGGTTGGTTTTGATCTGGTCAACACGGCGGCTTATTCGCCCCGTCCTGGCACGCCAGCAGCCAATGCGCCCAATCAACTGTCGGAAGAGGTCAAACAGGATCGCCTGCAACGCCTCAATCACTTAGTGGCGCAAATGGCTGCCGATCGCTCGCAGCGCTATTTGGGTCGCACCGAAGAAGTGCTGATCGAGGCGACCAATCCCCGCAATCCTCAGCAGGTGATGGGTCGGACGCGCACCAATCGCCTTGTCTTCTGCGATGGCACGATCGCGCAACTCGAAGGGCAACTGGTGCCGGTACGGATCACGGAAACCCGCGCCTTTAGCCTGACTGGACAGATTCTCAGCCCCGTGGCGGCTGGGTGCTAA
- a CDS encoding dipeptide epimerase codes for MQLSFEPFTVHKRFALRISRGSTQATTNLWVRLQQDGLEGWGEASPFSTGQQSQTTELLSEALTTIAPALVHLDPWNHQQFEDLTRSLPSAARAALDLAIWDWRGKALGQPLWKLWGLARDRCPVTSVTIGISSPQAGQERLAAWRELFEPALIKVKLGSPEGVEADRVLLNALKEVAPTTPFSVDANGGWDVATTRSLADWLVESGVIYLEQPLAKGQEADLLQLRDLPLPVFVDESAWTSQDVAALSDRVDGINLKLLKTGGLTEALRAIHTARAHGLQLMLGCYSDSSLLNSAAAQLGPLVDYLDLDSHLNLLDDPFNGATIAAGRLVPSDRPGLGVLRQE; via the coding sequence GTGCAACTTTCGTTTGAGCCGTTCACTGTTCACAAACGCTTTGCGCTGCGAATTAGTCGTGGCAGTACGCAGGCGACGACCAATCTCTGGGTGCGCCTCCAGCAGGATGGCCTTGAAGGCTGGGGTGAAGCCTCGCCCTTTTCGACTGGTCAGCAGTCACAGACCACGGAATTGCTCAGTGAAGCGCTGACTACGATCGCTCCGGCTCTGGTGCATCTCGATCCCTGGAATCATCAGCAGTTTGAGGATCTGACGCGATCGCTGCCTTCCGCCGCTAGAGCTGCTCTCGATTTAGCGATATGGGATTGGCGCGGTAAAGCGCTGGGGCAGCCACTCTGGAAACTGTGGGGACTCGCTCGCGATCGCTGTCCGGTCACGTCCGTCACGATCGGTATTAGTTCACCGCAAGCAGGACAGGAACGTCTTGCCGCTTGGCGAGAACTATTCGAGCCAGCGCTAATCAAGGTTAAGCTGGGTAGTCCCGAAGGCGTTGAAGCCGATCGCGTCCTGCTCAATGCTCTGAAAGAAGTGGCGCCGACCACACCTTTTAGTGTCGATGCTAATGGCGGCTGGGATGTGGCAACCACGCGATCGCTGGCGGATTGGTTAGTTGAGTCCGGTGTTATTTACTTGGAGCAACCGCTCGCAAAGGGTCAGGAAGCGGATCTGCTACAGCTGCGCGATCTACCACTGCCGGTCTTCGTCGATGAAAGTGCTTGGACGAGTCAGGATGTGGCGGCCTTGAGCGATCGCGTTGATGGGATCAATCTCAAATTGTTGAAAACTGGCGGCCTCACAGAAGCGCTGCGAGCCATTCATACAGCGCGCGCACATGGCCTGCAGTTGATGCTGGGCTGCTATTCCGACAGCAGTTTGCTCAATAGTGCGGCGGCGCAGTTGGGGCCGCTGGTCGATTACCTCGACCTCGACAGTCACCTGAATTTACTGGACGATCCGTTCAACGGTGCCACAATCGCAGCGGGGCGGTTAGTCCCTAGCGATCGCCCCGGTCTGGGTGTCCTTCGGCAAGAGTAA
- a CDS encoding DUF1611 domain-containing protein, whose translation MLQPEHRLAVLLHGGILGDSGKTGLTLLRYRQGAIAAVIDHETAGQDFQQLTGIARSLPIYGSVAEAIAATEIDVLAIGIAPSGGKLPEAWLAEIDQAVQAGLSIANGLHTPLLLRYQAQLQPQQWIWDIRQEPAGLAIGGGRARSLTAQRILTVGTDMSVGKMSATLELDRAAQAKGLRSAFVGTGQAGILISGQGVPLDAVRVDFASGAVEQAVLTAAEQVDYVWIEGQGSLLHPGSTATLPLLRGSQPTHLVLVHRLGQTHNRHFPEFIIPPLTEVIQLYESLAAASGIFGRPKVAAIALNGGQASDETVADAADQISQETGLPCTDVVRFGAANLLTTILEARDS comes from the coding sequence ATGCTGCAACCCGAGCATCGACTAGCAGTGCTGCTACATGGCGGCATTCTGGGGGACAGTGGTAAAACGGGGCTGACCCTGCTGCGCTACCGTCAGGGCGCGATCGCAGCGGTGATTGATCACGAGACGGCGGGACAGGATTTCCAACAACTGACGGGTATTGCGCGATCGCTGCCGATCTATGGATCTGTGGCAGAGGCGATCGCAGCGACGGAAATTGATGTCCTCGCGATCGGGATTGCCCCATCCGGTGGCAAGCTTCCAGAGGCCTGGCTGGCAGAAATTGATCAGGCCGTACAAGCCGGTCTATCGATCGCCAATGGACTACATACGCCACTACTGCTGCGCTATCAAGCACAACTGCAGCCCCAGCAATGGATTTGGGACATTCGCCAAGAACCAGCAGGGCTGGCGATCGGTGGCGGAAGAGCGCGATCGCTAACCGCTCAGCGCATTCTGACGGTTGGGACTGATATGAGCGTCGGTAAGATGTCCGCCACGCTCGAACTCGATCGCGCGGCTCAAGCAAAAGGACTGCGATCGGCTTTTGTTGGCACCGGACAAGCGGGCATTTTGATCAGCGGCCAAGGCGTGCCACTGGATGCGGTGCGTGTCGATTTTGCCTCTGGCGCGGTCGAGCAAGCAGTCCTGACAGCAGCAGAACAGGTGGATTATGTCTGGATAGAAGGCCAAGGCTCACTGCTCCATCCGGGTTCAACGGCAACGCTGCCCTTACTGCGTGGCAGTCAGCCAACTCATCTGGTGCTGGTGCATCGGCTGGGACAGACCCACAATCGCCACTTTCCCGAGTTCATAATTCCGCCTCTAACTGAAGTGATTCAGCTCTACGAATCGCTGGCGGCCGCATCTGGTATCTTCGGCAGACCCAAGGTTGCGGCGATCGCGCTCAATGGGGGTCAGGCTAGTGATGAGACTGTTGCAGACGCTGCCGACCAGATCAGCCAAGAAACTGGCTTGCCCTGTACAGATGTGGTGCGGTTTGGTGCCGCAAACTTGTTGACGACAATCCTGGAGGCTCGTGACTCCTGA
- the lpxA gene encoding acyl-ACP--UDP-N-acetylglucosamine O-acyltransferase encodes MGIHPTAVIDPQAKLGQDVEIGPYAVVQGPVEVGDRCWLGPHSVVMGNLQLGTDCRVHSGAVLGDWPQDLSFQGAESHVVIGDRNVFREGVTVHRGTKEGSVTTIGNDCLLMANSHVAHNASLGNNVILANGALIAGYAQVGDRAFISGNCLVHQFTRVGRLAMMSGGSAVQKDLPPFCMTRSSTSNIVMGLNVVGLRRAGVSDRDRLELKRAFSILYRERLSFSEAIARLSADFHSPLVTELQAFVSSSERGICRFLRSDLDA; translated from the coding sequence ATGGGCATTCATCCCACCGCAGTTATTGATCCCCAAGCCAAGCTGGGTCAGGACGTTGAAATTGGTCCCTATGCGGTGGTGCAGGGCCCTGTCGAAGTGGGCGATCGCTGTTGGCTGGGTCCCCACTCGGTGGTAATGGGCAACCTGCAGCTCGGGACTGACTGCCGAGTTCACAGTGGTGCTGTTCTGGGCGATTGGCCGCAGGATTTATCCTTTCAGGGAGCGGAAAGTCATGTGGTGATCGGCGATCGCAATGTCTTTCGAGAAGGGGTCACAGTTCACCGCGGTACGAAAGAGGGTAGTGTCACCACGATTGGCAATGATTGCCTGCTGATGGCCAACAGCCATGTTGCCCACAATGCCAGCCTAGGCAATAACGTGATTTTGGCGAACGGGGCATTGATTGCAGGCTATGCCCAAGTCGGCGATCGCGCCTTTATTAGCGGCAACTGTCTTGTTCATCAATTCACTCGCGTCGGGCGTTTGGCGATGATGAGTGGCGGCTCAGCTGTCCAGAAAGACCTGCCGCCCTTCTGTATGACCCGCAGCTCCACCAGCAACATTGTTATGGGCCTGAATGTGGTTGGTTTACGGCGGGCGGGTGTCTCCGATCGCGATCGCCTTGAACTGAAGCGAGCCTTTAGCATCCTCTACCGTGAGCGGCTGTCCTTTTCAGAAGCGATCGCTCGCCTCTCGGCGGACTTTCATTCACCACTGGTGACAGAATTACAGGCTTTCGTCAGCAGCTCAGAACGGGGAATCTGCCGCTTCCTGCGATCGGATCTGGATGCCTAG
- a CDS encoding efflux RND transporter permease subunit: protein MLLSIANIFIKRPVLTTVCSILITLGGLVCLPILPIEQLPDIAPPQIQVSATYVGADAETVENTVTSILENQINGVEGMEYITSTSAIGQSSIQVYFDPTRSPDLAQVDVNNLVSVAIPQLPQAVQQQGIAVTQSSPSILQFYTFSSPTGEFDAQFISNYLSLYVQPALARVKGVGQANLFGNLEYSMRLWLDPNRLASYGLTAEDVASALQSQNQIIPVGQVGGPPVNSDQAYTFILRLQGQGQLSTVEQFNNVVLKTGEDGTLVRVKDVGRAEEGAQSYSVTLAADGRPGVGLGIYQLPGSNAIDVANGIREQLAILEQQFPPGLEGKLVFDVTDFVNASLSEVLITLVQAIALVILVIFIFLQDWRTTLIPAIAIPVSLVGTLAFIQAFGFSINLLTLFGLVLATGLVVDDAIVVVEAITEKIEEGKTPLQASIEAMDILFGAVIATSVVLFAVFIPVAFFPGATGRIYQQFALTLTFTILISTFNALTFSPAMSALLLRPAKQQQGWLGKFFNLFNAGFDRVRIGYSKALAIIDRLKFLVIGLFAAGLALTGWLFTTTPTGFVPTEDQGYFLGLIIGPEGAPLNYTQKVGQKIQSILETEPSVTSTAVISGFSFIGQGNNLGIYFASLKPWDERKAADQSAEAIVGRINQKLFEGISEAQVRTLLPPAIPGFAAYGGVQFLITDQTGGALSVSQFLESVNKIIGLARENPITRQTFTPFTANSPQIEIDVDRDRLAALNIDFGEALQTLGSYMGGQYVNQITQFGRSYQVYIQADNGFRATPQALTQIYVKSRDGATVPLSEFLTIRQQVGPLYITHYNLFRSIEVDSFAAPGTSTGQVIEGLKDAFQKANFQRFGNGLVGLAREEVSAGTLAPLIFGLGVVVVFLVLAALYESYVDPLIILLTVPLAILGALVFLNLRGIPLDVYAQVGLVMLIGLASKNAILIVDYANEAVAKGMGYTEAALEAAKLRFRPIVMTAISSLIGFFPLVIAQGAGAASRWSLGTVVFGGLLVATVLSLLIVPANYVILKSITRRFFSKKRHDPETGQPELTS, encoded by the coding sequence ATGTTGCTTTCGATCGCAAATATCTTTATCAAGCGGCCAGTGTTAACAACGGTCTGCTCGATTCTGATTACTCTGGGCGGCCTTGTTTGCTTACCCATTTTGCCTATTGAGCAACTCCCAGATATTGCCCCACCCCAAATCCAAGTCTCAGCAACCTATGTTGGGGCCGATGCTGAAACAGTTGAAAACACTGTCACTTCAATCCTTGAGAACCAAATCAACGGGGTTGAGGGGATGGAATACATCACCTCAACGAGTGCGATCGGTCAAAGCTCCATCCAAGTCTATTTTGATCCGACGCGATCGCCTGACCTCGCTCAGGTCGACGTTAATAACTTAGTCAGTGTTGCGATCCCACAACTGCCCCAAGCAGTACAACAGCAGGGGATTGCAGTCACGCAGTCATCCCCTTCAATTCTCCAGTTCTATACGTTTTCTTCGCCTACAGGCGAATTTGATGCCCAGTTTATTAGTAACTATCTCAGTCTCTATGTTCAGCCAGCACTCGCCCGTGTAAAAGGGGTTGGTCAAGCAAACCTGTTTGGTAACTTAGAGTACTCTATGCGACTCTGGCTCGACCCAAATCGCTTGGCGAGCTATGGCTTGACCGCAGAAGATGTCGCCAGTGCTTTACAGAGCCAAAACCAAATCATTCCGGTTGGGCAAGTTGGCGGTCCGCCAGTCAATAGCGATCAGGCTTACACATTCATTTTGCGACTGCAGGGGCAAGGGCAACTCTCTACGGTTGAGCAATTCAATAACGTCGTTTTAAAAACCGGTGAGGACGGCACTCTCGTTCGAGTCAAGGATGTCGGTCGAGCCGAGGAAGGTGCCCAAAGCTATTCCGTGACTCTGGCTGCAGATGGTCGCCCGGGCGTCGGTCTCGGTATTTATCAGCTGCCAGGCAGTAACGCTATTGATGTCGCCAACGGCATTCGTGAGCAGCTTGCCATTCTAGAGCAGCAGTTCCCACCAGGCTTGGAAGGGAAGCTAGTCTTCGACGTCACTGACTTCGTTAACGCTTCACTGTCGGAAGTGCTGATCACCCTGGTTCAGGCGATCGCACTGGTTATTCTCGTCATCTTTATCTTTTTGCAAGACTGGCGCACCACGCTCATTCCAGCGATCGCAATTCCTGTCTCGCTGGTTGGTACCTTGGCTTTTATTCAAGCCTTTGGGTTTTCGATCAACTTGCTGACCCTCTTTGGCTTGGTGTTGGCCACGGGCTTGGTGGTGGACGACGCGATCGTGGTGGTTGAAGCAATCACAGAAAAAATAGAAGAGGGCAAAACACCGTTGCAGGCCTCCATTGAGGCCATGGATATCCTCTTTGGTGCCGTCATTGCCACGTCAGTCGTTCTGTTTGCTGTCTTCATTCCTGTGGCTTTTTTCCCGGGGGCAACTGGACGGATCTATCAGCAGTTCGCACTGACGCTCACGTTTACGATCCTGATTTCAACCTTCAACGCCCTGACCTTCTCGCCCGCGATGAGCGCTTTGCTGCTCCGGCCGGCCAAACAGCAGCAGGGTTGGTTGGGTAAGTTTTTCAACCTATTCAATGCAGGCTTTGATCGGGTGCGAATCGGTTACTCCAAAGCCTTGGCTATTATCGATCGCCTCAAATTTCTGGTCATCGGCCTATTCGCCGCTGGTCTGGCCCTGACGGGATGGTTGTTTACGACAACCCCCACCGGCTTTGTTCCCACAGAAGACCAGGGTTACTTCCTCGGTTTGATCATTGGCCCCGAAGGAGCCCCCCTTAACTACACCCAGAAAGTCGGCCAAAAAATTCAAAGCATTCTGGAGACTGAGCCTTCTGTCACCTCAACGGCTGTGATCAGCGGCTTTAGCTTCATTGGACAGGGCAATAACCTCGGAATCTATTTCGCATCGCTCAAGCCCTGGGATGAGCGCAAGGCTGCCGATCAATCTGCAGAAGCGATCGTGGGTCGAATCAACCAAAAGTTATTTGAAGGGATTTCTGAAGCTCAAGTTCGGACTCTGTTGCCACCTGCAATTCCCGGCTTTGCAGCCTACGGCGGGGTGCAGTTCCTCATCACAGACCAAACGGGCGGCGCGCTCTCTGTCAGCCAGTTTTTAGAGTCTGTCAACAAAATCATTGGACTCGCTCGCGAGAATCCGATCACCCGCCAAACCTTTACACCCTTCACGGCCAACTCGCCCCAGATCGAAATTGACGTCGATCGCGACAGACTGGCAGCCCTCAACATCGACTTCGGTGAAGCGCTCCAGACCTTGGGCAGCTACATGGGCGGTCAGTATGTCAACCAGATCACCCAGTTCGGCCGCTCCTATCAGGTCTATATCCAAGCGGATAACGGCTTCCGAGCAACACCTCAAGCCCTGACTCAGATTTATGTGAAGTCGCGAGATGGAGCCACAGTTCCCCTCTCTGAATTTCTGACGATTCGGCAGCAGGTTGGGCCACTGTACATCACTCACTACAACCTTTTCCGTTCGATCGAAGTCGATAGCTTTGCGGCTCCCGGCACCAGTACCGGTCAGGTCATTGAAGGTCTGAAAGATGCCTTCCAGAAAGCAAACTTCCAGCGGTTTGGAAACGGCCTGGTTGGTCTGGCCCGCGAAGAAGTCTCTGCAGGAACGTTGGCACCCCTGATCTTTGGCCTTGGGGTGGTGGTCGTCTTCCTCGTCTTGGCGGCGCTCTACGAGAGCTACGTCGACCCACTGATCATTCTGCTGACCGTTCCCTTGGCAATCTTGGGCGCCCTCGTCTTCCTCAACCTGCGGGGCATCCCCTTGGACGTCTATGCTCAGGTCGGCTTGGTGATGCTGATTGGCTTGGCTTCTAAGAACGCGATTTTGATTGTTGACTACGCCAATGAGGCGGTTGCCAAGGGTATGGGCTATACCGAAGCGGCGCTGGAAGCGGCGAAGCTACGGTTCCGCCCGATTGTAATGACAGCTATTTCCAGCTTGATTGGCTTCTTTCCCTTGGTCATTGCCCAGGGGGCAGGCGCCGCTAGTCGTTGGTCGCTGGGGACCGTCGTCTTTGGTGGGCTCTTGGTTGCAACAGTTCTCAGCTTGCTGATCGTGCCGGCGAACTATGTGATTCTGAAGTCGATCACCCGACGTTTCTTTAGCAAGAAGCGGCATGACCCGGAGACTGGTCAGCCTGAATTGACCTCTTAG